TAGTATCCTGCCCGCCGGGCGGCTAGGTTCCCGGCCCCTTTCCTCATTCCCCGTCCCCCATCTTCATGCTCTCCCGCTGGCGCATGCCGGTCCTCAGCCGGCAGGAACTCGTTCTCGTCCTGATCACCATGATCTGGGGCGCGACCTTTCTTACCGTCCAACTGGCCATGCAGGTCTCCGGCCCGTTTTTCTTCGTCGGGGTGCGCTTCACCTTTGCCGGGCTTCTTTTGATGGCGGTCTTTGCGCCCCTGATGCGCGGGCTGACGCGGACCGAGCTTTTCGGCGGCATCGCCATCGGCGCCAGCCTCTTCCTCGGCTATTTCCTCCAGACTTACGGCCTTCAAACCATTTCGAGCTCGAAATCGGCTTTCATCACCGCACTTTACGTGCCGCTTGTGCCGCTCCTGCAATGGCTGGTGCTGCGCCGTCCGCCGGGCCTCTTCAGCTGGATCGGCATTGCGCTCGCTTTTACCGGGCTTGTGCTTCTCGCCGGTCCCGACGCGGGGCCGATCGCCTTCGAAGCCGGCGAGATCGCGACCGTTCTCTGCGCCGTCGCCGTTGCCGGGGAAATTATCCTCATCAGCCATTTTGCCGGACGGGTCGACAGCCGCCGCGTCACCGCGGTTCAGCTTCTTGCAGCCGGTCTGTTTTCCTTTGCGCTGATGCCGGTCGCGGGCGAGCCGGTTCCGGAATTTTCCTGGTTCCTGGCGGCCAGCGCGCTTGGACTTGGCCTTGCCAGCGCGGGAATCCAGTTTGCGATGAACTGGGCGCAGAAATCCGTCTCGCCGACGCGTGCGACTTTGATCTATGCAGGCGAGCCCGTCTGGGCGGGTATTGTCGGACGCATCGCCGGAGACCGGCTGCCGGCGCCGGCCCTGTTCGGCGCGGCGCTCATTCTCGCCGGTGTCATCGTCAGCGAACTGCGCTTCGGCAAGTCTCGCTCACCCGTCGAAGAAATTGACGACGGCATTTCGAAGGGACATCCCTAGACCATGCGCGCACTTTCAACGCTCAGCGCGGCGCTCGCCGCCCTCCTTCTCGCGTCCGTAGCAGCCGAAGCCGGGCCGAAAAACGCGACGGTCATGATCATCCGCCATGCCGAGGACGCGGACAGCGGACCTGGAATCAGCGCGGCAGGACAAGCGCGTGCGCAATCTTATGCCGGCCGTGGCTGGCCGGGCGGACGGCCGAGCCTTCTCATCGCGGCTTCCGATTCCAAAAAAAGCCAGCGCCCGCGCCTGACGCTTCTGCCTTTGAGCCGCGCCATCGGCATTCCGGTCAATGCCGGCTTCAACGATGAAAATCCCAATGGCGTCGCGCGCTATCTGTCGAATGCCGGCGCGGGCAAAACGACGCTGATCGCCTGGCGCCGCGAAGAGATGCCGCAACTGATCTCGGCGCTCGGCGGCAATCCCTCATCCTTCCTGCCGGGCGGCGGCTGGCCGAAGGGCGTGCACAATTGGACGGTCGTTCTGAAATTCGATGCGAGCGGCAATGTCGTTCCCGGCGAAAGCCGTCTCGTCCGCTAGTCGTCCCGAGCGTCAGATTTTCCTGAAGATCAGATAGGCCGGCGTGCGGGTTTCGCGGATCGCTTTCGCCTCATAGCGCGTGCCCGGCCAACCGGCCCAGGCCACACGCCAGTCATCGGCCTTTTCCGCCGTCCACTGCAAAGCGGGCTGCGCCCTGACATGGGCGAGCGTCCATTCGACATAGCTTTCAATATCGCTGGCGAAGCGGAACTCGCCGCCACTCTTCAGCGCACGAACAATCTTTTTGAGATTCTCCGGCGAGACGAAGCGGCGTTTGAACTGGCGCTTTTTCGGCCAGGGATCGGGATAGAGAAGATCGACGCGCGAAAGGCATCCGGGCGGCAGCCAGTCGAGCAAAAGCGCCGCGTCATTGTCGAACAGACGGATGTTCGGAATCTTCCGCTCGTCGATCCCTGCCAGCGCTTTCGCCATGCCGTTCAAAAACGGCTCAACGCCGATGAAACCGGTTTTCGGATTTTGCTCGGCTTCGTGCAGGAGATGCTCGCCGCCGCCGAAGCCGATCTCCAGCCTGAACTCATCGACCGGCGCGCCGAACAGAGTGCGCAGATCGTCCGGCGCCGGAGTTGTCAGATCGATCTTAAGGCGCGGCAGCAAAGTGTCGAACCGCTCCGCCTGACCGGCGCGCAGCGGCTTGCCTTTGCGGCGCCCATAAAGAGCGCCGCGCCTGCGGTGTTCCTGATCGATATCGGACATTGCTGGTCTCTATTCCAAAACGGGGAGAACAGAGAGGGCTCTCTCCCTCTCCCCGCCTGCGGGGAGAGGGTCGGGGTGAGGGGCAAGAATGCGCCCCTCATCCGGCGGCTTCGCCGCTCGACTTCTCCCCGCTTGCGGGGAGAAGTGAATTAGTTGACCGCCGATTTAAGCGCGTCGACGAGATCGGTCTTCTCCCAGGAGAAGCCGCCATCCTTGTCCGGCGTGCGGCCGAAATGGCCGTAAGCGGATGTACGTGCATAGATCGGCTTGTTCATCGCAAGATGCTTGCGGATGCCGCGCGGCGACAGATCCATCACCTCGCCGAGCGCCTTTTCGATCGCA
Above is a window of Terrihabitans soli DNA encoding:
- the trmB gene encoding tRNA (guanosine(46)-N7)-methyltransferase TrmB, translating into MSDIDQEHRRRGALYGRRKGKPLRAGQAERFDTLLPRLKIDLTTPAPDDLRTLFGAPVDEFRLEIGFGGGEHLLHEAEQNPKTGFIGVEPFLNGMAKALAGIDERKIPNIRLFDNDAALLLDWLPPGCLSRVDLLYPDPWPKKRQFKRRFVSPENLKKIVRALKSGGEFRFASDIESYVEWTLAHVRAQPALQWTAEKADDWRVAWAGWPGTRYEAKAIRETRTPAYLIFRKI
- a CDS encoding flagellar basal body-associated protein FliL, coding for MRALSTLSAALAALLLASVAAEAGPKNATVMIIRHAEDADSGPGISAAGQARAQSYAGRGWPGGRPSLLIAASDSKKSQRPRLTLLPLSRAIGIPVNAGFNDENPNGVARYLSNAGAGKTTLIAWRREEMPQLISALGGNPSSFLPGGGWPKGVHNWTVVLKFDASGNVVPGESRLVR
- a CDS encoding DMT family transporter — protein: MPVLSRQELVLVLITMIWGATFLTVQLAMQVSGPFFFVGVRFTFAGLLLMAVFAPLMRGLTRTELFGGIAIGASLFLGYFLQTYGLQTISSSKSAFITALYVPLVPLLQWLVLRRPPGLFSWIGIALAFTGLVLLAGPDAGPIAFEAGEIATVLCAVAVAGEIILISHFAGRVDSRRVTAVQLLAAGLFSFALMPVAGEPVPEFSWFLAASALGLGLASAGIQFAMNWAQKSVSPTRATLIYAGEPVWAGIVGRIAGDRLPAPALFGAALILAGVIVSELRFGKSRSPVEEIDDGISKGHP